One window of Medicago truncatula cultivar Jemalong A17 chromosome 2, MtrunA17r5.0-ANR, whole genome shotgun sequence genomic DNA carries:
- the LOC11408921 gene encoding calcium-binding and coiled-coil domain-containing protein 2, translating into MEARHASLGRRTLDEIRQKRAQDRLVKASSRSDLSQVPSIPETAGINKSESGNRLSSQADVSSLLSQIKVLQRKNNELDEENRKITSKLQTMEIDNGAMHKQLNELEQNTVPSLRKALRDVAMEKDAAVVAREDLSAQLRTLKKRLKEAEEEQYRAEEDAAALRAELNSIQQQSMTNTVSTIPSIGPPDHHLQILENELAGLKLELQRESLMRHQGQEQLAKEQSRIASLMSEKQELEEKLNSMSREAAEVSDKATQKTFTMEDRQKLDKQLHDMALAVERLENSRQKLLMEIDSQSTEIERLFEENSNLSSSYQEAIGAAARWENQVMECLKQNEELRGILENLRVEQANGLPESFKNEVHEVGSSTSTGEVASLKGQLVKELSRAEALSAEVMQLSAQLEQVKQAYDGLARFYRPVLRNIESGLVKMKQDSSLVVR; encoded by the exons ATGGAGGCTCGCCATGCATCTCTAGGTCGACGAACG CTTGATGAAATTCGTCAAAAGAGAGCACAGGATAGATTGGTTAAAGCCTCTTCTAGATCAGATCTAAGCCAGGTTCCGAGCATCCCCG AGACTGCTGGAATAAACAAGTCCGAGAGCGGAAATAGACTCTCTTCTCAG GCAGATGTTAGTTCCCTATTATCTCAAATAAAAGTTCTGCAAAGGAAGAACAATGAGTTGGATGAAGAAAACAGGAAAATAACTTCGAAG CTTCAAACAATGGAAATTGATAATGGTGCAATGCACAAGCAGTTGAATGAACTG GAGCAAAATACGGTGCCATCTCTTAGGAAAGCTCTCAGGGATGTTGCAATGGAGAAAGATGCTGCAGTTGTTGCACGA GAGGACCTTTCAGCGCAGCTTCGTACCCTGAAAAAACGTCTTAAGGAGGCTGAAGAGGAGCAATATCGT GCGGAGGAAGATGCAGCAGCATTGCGAGCAGAATTGAACTCAATTCAGCAACAATCAATGACTAACACAGTTAGTACAATACCATCTATTGGTCCACCCGACCACCATCTTCAAATATTAGAAAATGAGTTAGCTGGTTTAAAATTGGAACTACAG CGTGAGTCACTAATGAGGCACCAGGGGCAAGAACAATTAGCTAAAGAGCAAAGCCGCATTGCATCACTAATGTCTGAAAAGCAAGAGTTGGAAGAAAAATTAAACTCCATGTCAAGAGAGGCTGCAG AAGTCTCAGATAAAGCAACTCAGAAGACATTCACTATG GAAGACAGGCAGAAACTTGATAAGCAGTTGCATGATATGGCGTTAGCTGTAGAGAGGTTGGAAAACAGTAGGCAGAAACTTCTAATGGAG ATTGATTCGCAATCTACAGAAATAGAGAGGCTTTTTGAGGAAAATTCTAATCTCTCAAGTTCATATCAAGAGGCAATTGGAGCAGCAGCGAGATGGGAAAACCAG GTGATGGAGTGTCTTAAGCAAAATGAAGAGCTGCGTGGGATTCTAGAAAATTTACGAGTGGAACAGGCCAATGGCTTACCAGAATCCTTTAAGAACGAGGTACATGAGGTTGGTTCCTCGACATCTACAGGAGAGGTGGCATCTCTGAAG GGCCAACTTGTGAAGGAACTGAGCAGAGCAGAGGCACTGTCAGCAGAAGTCATGCAGCTCTCTGCACAACTTGAACAAGTCAAACAAGCATATGATGGTCTTGCACGCTT TTATAGGCCGGTGCTGCGCAACATTGAAAGTGGTCTCGTAAAAATGAAGCAAGACAGTTCATTGGTTGTACGATAA
- the LOC11422670 gene encoding uncharacterized protein, whose amino-acid sequence MADDNNMNHDVLSLSNNNHTMVPTDEDFITELTHQMSQFMLQEEDIDDSFDFSSIASQSHNSELSWDLISSPDSTLWSPMSCNQGSSEGSSLDSSPPATPCWKTKTYANVVKGIQNNTMKRKETGTSKQNIHGSDIQSFKSCNVDRFSSHKALIEEQIKAIELRKKHYISDIKQHALSPKQNEAKEKEIQKQGNGGNCTRLPRLASVQTGGGGMMQAVFLGGSGSRNGTGVFLPRAGTVVAPSESTKKKGKGCSTVLIPARVVQALQLHFDKTAPKVVGVPPLRDLVLNHREGMFSLENHQSTKAATEVQNDMILPQEWTY is encoded by the exons ATGGCTGATGATAATAATATGAACCATGATGTTCTctcacttagcaacaacaatCACACCATGGTTCCAACAGACGAAGATTTCATCACCGAGTTAACTCATCAAATGTCTCAATTCATGCTTCAAGAAGAAGATATTGACGACTCATTCGATTTCTCATCTATTGCCTCCCAGAGTCACAATTCCGAACTG TCATGGGATTTAATTAGTTCACCAGATTCAACTCTGTGGTCACCGATGAGTTGTAACCAAGGGAGCTCAGAAGGGTCATCTCTGGATTCATCTCCACCAGCTACACCTTGTTGGAAGACAAAAACCTACGCTAATGTGGTTAAAGGGATTCAGAATAATACTATGAAGCGTAAAGAAACAGGGACTTCTAAACAGAATATTCATGGTTCTGATATTCAAAGTTTCAAGTCCTGCAACGTTGATAGATTTTCATCACACAAAGCATTGATTGAGGAACAAATTAAAGCCATTGAATTAAGGAAAAAACATTACATCAGTGACATCAAGCAACATGCTCTGTCTCCGAAGCAAAATGAGGCCAAAGAAAAAGAGATTCAGAAGCAAGGTAATGGTGGGAACTGTACTCGTCTACCAAGGCTTGCTTCAGTGCAGACCGGTGGTGGAGGAATGATGCAGGCGGTTTTTCTTGGTGGGTCCGGTTCAAGAAATGGGACCGGTGTTTTCTTGCCTCGTGCTGGAACCGTTGTTGCTCCATCAGAATCAACCAAAAAGAAAG GGAAAGGTTGCTCCACTGTCCTTATACCAGCAAGAGTTGTGCAGGCTTTGCAACTACACTTTGACAAAACGGCTCCCAAAGTTGTTGGCGTCCCTCCACTCCGTG ATCTTGTTTTGAACCATAGGGAAGGTATGTTTTCACTTGAGAATCACCAGTCAACAAAAGCAGCAACAGAAGTCCAGAATGATATGATTCTTCCTCAAGAATGGACATATTGA